A stretch of Microbulbifer bruguierae DNA encodes these proteins:
- a CDS encoding Re/Si-specific NAD(P)(+) transhydrogenase subunit alpha produces MIIAIPKETAQGEARVAATPASVKRLQSLGFDVVIEQGAGEAASFPDTEYEQAGAKLCANAADCLSQAGIVLKVQGPSDAELDLIPSGATLIAFLKPAQNGELLQTLADKNINALAVESIPRISRAQKMDALSSMANIAGYRAVIEAAHNFGRFFTGQITAAGKIPPAKVLVIGAGVAGLSAIGTAKSMGAIVRAFDTRPEVREQVESMGAEFLTVEIEEDGSGTGGYAKQMSKEFIDAEMALFREQAKEVDIVITTALIPGKPAPKLWLADMVETMADGSVVVDLAAEMGGNCDFTEADEKVVKSGVTILGYTNLASRAATQSSTLYATNLCHLLTDMTPEKNGEIVINFEDEAVRGATVVKEGEITWPPPAPKISAAPQQKQPEPQIKVEPKPEKKTSPLSLVAFWAVAGALLLALGKSAPADFVAHFTVFVLSIFIGWQVIWNVSHALHTPLMSVTNAISGIVIIGALLQVGATGSFLVTVMACVAVLFASINIFGGFFVTHRMLKMFRR; encoded by the coding sequence GTGATTATTGCCATACCAAAGGAGACCGCGCAGGGCGAGGCGCGGGTCGCGGCGACGCCGGCCAGCGTAAAGCGCTTGCAGTCGCTGGGCTTTGATGTCGTCATCGAACAGGGGGCCGGTGAAGCTGCCAGCTTCCCCGATACAGAATATGAACAGGCCGGGGCCAAGCTGTGCGCCAACGCGGCGGATTGCCTGAGTCAGGCCGGAATTGTGCTGAAGGTGCAAGGTCCCAGCGACGCTGAACTGGACCTGATTCCCAGTGGCGCGACTCTGATTGCCTTCCTGAAACCCGCTCAGAACGGCGAACTGCTGCAAACGCTGGCAGACAAGAACATCAACGCGCTGGCGGTGGAGTCCATTCCGCGCATCTCCCGTGCGCAGAAAATGGACGCTCTGAGCTCCATGGCCAATATCGCCGGTTACCGTGCGGTAATCGAGGCAGCGCACAATTTTGGCCGTTTCTTTACCGGCCAGATCACCGCTGCGGGCAAGATCCCACCGGCCAAGGTACTGGTCATCGGCGCCGGCGTCGCTGGGCTGTCCGCCATCGGTACCGCCAAGAGCATGGGCGCCATCGTGCGCGCCTTCGACACTCGCCCGGAAGTGCGCGAGCAGGTCGAGTCCATGGGGGCTGAATTCCTCACCGTGGAAATCGAGGAAGATGGCTCCGGTACTGGTGGTTACGCCAAGCAGATGTCGAAAGAGTTTATCGACGCTGAAATGGCCCTGTTCCGTGAACAGGCCAAGGAAGTGGATATCGTCATCACCACCGCACTGATCCCCGGTAAGCCGGCACCGAAGCTGTGGCTCGCGGACATGGTGGAAACCATGGCCGACGGTTCCGTGGTTGTGGATCTGGCGGCTGAAATGGGCGGTAACTGTGACTTTACCGAAGCGGACGAGAAAGTCGTCAAGAGCGGCGTAACCATTCTTGGTTACACCAACCTGGCGAGCCGTGCGGCCACTCAGTCTTCCACTCTCTACGCCACCAACCTGTGTCACCTGTTGACCGACATGACGCCGGAGAAAAACGGCGAGATCGTTATCAACTTTGAAGACGAGGCCGTCCGCGGCGCCACCGTGGTGAAGGAAGGTGAAATCACCTGGCCGCCGCCCGCGCCGAAAATTTCTGCCGCCCCGCAGCAGAAGCAGCCGGAGCCTCAGATCAAGGTGGAGCCGAAGCCGGAGAAGAAAACCTCTCCGCTGTCACTGGTGGCCTTCTGGGCCGTGGCCGGTGCGCTGTTGCTGGCTCTGGGCAAATCCGCGCCGGCGGACTTCGTTGCTCACTTTACTGTGTTTGTGCTGTCGATCTTTATCGGCTGGCAGGTGATCTGGAACGTATCCCACGCCCTGCACACCCCGCTGATGAGTGTGACCAATGCCATTTCCGGCATCGTGATCATCGGTGCCCTGTTGCAGGTTGGTGCTACCGGTTCCTTCCTGGTGACCGTAATGGCGTGCGTGGCGGTACTGTTTGCCAGTATCAACATCTTCGGTGGTTTCTTCGTAACCCACCGTATGCTGAAAATGTTCCGTCGATAA
- the modA gene encoding molybdate ABC transporter substrate-binding protein: protein MAEASRRYMAASSLLLLRLLLAIALVVPVGCGVREPAVLKVAVDAGFQPALEALRPGFEANCRCRLQITAGASGILYGQIRAGEGFDLFLSADSARPVLLEKAGLIVPSSRQIYARGQLALWVSRQIATDKSSGYSVLAATQAQDDSALTPRQLILLLGRGQHKLVVADPQLAPDGDAAVKMLKKLRLWPLLKTRMVYAGHAGHAQILLHQGEGQMGLIPYGQALASGNSGQFMRIPTYFYPPIEQQLVILRSSRQRALAIRLLQYLHSEPVQKQISGLGFLGVKPAN from the coding sequence ATGGCAGAAGCTTCCCGGCGTTACATGGCTGCCTCCAGCCTCCTTCTGTTGCGTTTGCTACTGGCGATCGCACTTGTTGTTCCTGTGGGATGTGGGGTCAGGGAGCCCGCGGTACTGAAGGTGGCAGTGGATGCCGGTTTTCAGCCTGCGCTTGAGGCACTCAGACCTGGATTCGAGGCAAATTGCCGCTGCCGGTTGCAGATCACGGCTGGTGCCAGCGGAATTCTTTATGGCCAGATCCGCGCCGGAGAAGGGTTCGACCTGTTTCTCTCCGCCGACAGCGCCCGCCCAGTGCTGCTGGAGAAGGCCGGGCTCATCGTGCCATCAAGTCGCCAGATCTACGCCCGCGGCCAGCTGGCGCTGTGGGTCAGCAGACAGATTGCCACCGACAAATCTTCCGGATACTCGGTACTTGCAGCAACACAGGCGCAGGACGATTCTGCCCTGACCCCGCGCCAGTTGATCCTGTTGCTGGGGCGGGGGCAGCACAAGCTGGTGGTCGCCGACCCGCAATTGGCTCCGGATGGCGATGCCGCGGTGAAAATGCTGAAGAAATTGCGCCTGTGGCCGTTGTTGAAGACTCGGATGGTATATGCCGGTCACGCCGGTCATGCACAGATACTGCTGCACCAGGGTGAAGGACAGATGGGGCTGATTCCCTACGGGCAGGCTTTGGCTTCCGGTAACAGTGGCCAGTTCATGCGTATTCCCACGTACTTTTATCCGCCAATCGAGCAACAACTGGTGATCCTGCGCAGCAGTCGCCAGCGCGCCCTCGCCATTCGCCTGCTGCAGTATCTGCATTCCGAACCGGTGCAGAAGCAGATATCCGGGCTGGGCTTTTTAGGCGTCAAACCGGCCAATTAA
- a CDS encoding alginate export family protein, whose translation MSFRSYKIFTALVHTAATAVLTPAAISQAHADENIAQMPGDMIRNSTFDLNFRPRYEHVQEKGFPHHATAGTLRSRATWTSARYDGWEFLLEGDNVTYISSEHFNNTENGNTQYPVIADPDYSEMNRAQVSYALEDGKFTVGRQRILYGDHRFIGNVGWRQNEQTFDAFRAEWGFNEKLSIDYTYMWNVNRIFGPDGADGNLGGPVNALKADYKIRPNHTLSGFFYSLDFHEQEQLASATAGLEWAADCASFRWHLRAATQSDIGDNPYDYRAEYYNAEFGTKPVEKFQFAGLIGTEWLTGDTEWAFQTPLATLHKFQGFADKFLTTPVDGIRDYYAGGSVVVSGIKIAVTAHKFYSDRDSLDYGNELDLVATYAITKNIGLLAKYATYDADEYSTDTDKFWLQFELKF comes from the coding sequence ATGTCTTTCCGTTCATACAAGATATTTACGGCTCTGGTGCACACTGCTGCCACTGCCGTGCTGACGCCTGCGGCCATATCTCAGGCCCACGCCGATGAAAATATTGCCCAGATGCCCGGCGACATGATTCGTAACAGTACCTTCGACCTGAACTTTCGCCCCCGCTATGAACATGTGCAGGAGAAAGGCTTTCCCCACCACGCCACTGCCGGCACCCTGCGCAGCCGCGCCACCTGGACTTCCGCCCGTTACGACGGCTGGGAATTCCTGCTGGAAGGGGATAACGTGACCTATATCAGTAGCGAGCATTTCAACAACACCGAGAACGGTAATACCCAGTATCCGGTCATCGCGGACCCGGATTACAGCGAGATGAATCGGGCCCAGGTCAGCTACGCGCTGGAAGACGGGAAATTCACCGTGGGGCGCCAGCGTATCCTGTACGGTGACCACCGCTTTATCGGCAACGTGGGCTGGCGCCAGAACGAGCAGACCTTCGACGCCTTTCGTGCAGAGTGGGGATTCAATGAAAAACTTTCCATCGATTACACCTACATGTGGAACGTCAACCGTATTTTTGGCCCGGACGGCGCCGACGGCAATCTCGGAGGGCCGGTAAACGCCCTTAAAGCGGATTACAAAATTCGCCCCAATCACACTCTGAGTGGTTTCTTTTACAGCCTCGATTTTCACGAGCAGGAGCAACTCGCCAGTGCCACCGCGGGTCTGGAGTGGGCCGCCGACTGCGCCAGCTTCCGCTGGCACCTGCGCGCCGCAACCCAGAGTGACATTGGCGACAATCCCTACGATTACCGCGCGGAGTACTACAACGCGGAGTTCGGCACCAAACCCGTAGAGAAATTTCAGTTTGCCGGGTTAATCGGCACCGAATGGCTGACCGGGGACACTGAATGGGCCTTCCAGACACCACTGGCCACGCTGCATAAATTCCAGGGTTTTGCCGACAAGTTTCTGACCACCCCGGTGGACGGCATTCGCGATTACTATGCTGGCGGCTCAGTCGTTGTTTCTGGCATCAAGATTGCAGTAACTGCACATAAATTCTACAGCGATCGCGACAGTCTGGATTACGGCAACGAACTGGATCTGGTTGCGACCTACGCAATAACAAAAAATATCGGCCTGCTCGCCAAATACGCCACCTACGATGCTGATGAATACAGCACCGATACGGACAAATTCTGGCTGCAGTTCGAACTGAAGTTTTAA
- the mobA gene encoding molybdenum cofactor guanylyltransferase has product MESTSARNNEAGRRQRGVKRACPVVLAGGLSSRMGKDKALLKLSSGDTLLDRAKSLFHGLRPPEGLALMPVLVSGSRPGGIPDRTSAAGPLGGLYSIAEHLHQWQLECDALLVVPVDMPMLTPGLLRQLCVAGQTVEQAVCFGNQYLPCWLPLGDRCRNYLRAAASGDAIASMRALFGYLGCVQLPEPEGDWHLNVNRPEDYLRLS; this is encoded by the coding sequence ATGGAATCTACCTCAGCTAGAAATAACGAAGCGGGGCGCCGGCAACGGGGCGTCAAGCGCGCCTGCCCGGTTGTATTGGCGGGGGGGCTCTCCAGTCGCATGGGTAAAGACAAGGCGCTGCTAAAATTGTCCAGTGGGGACACATTGCTCGACCGGGCCAAAAGCCTGTTTCACGGCCTCAGGCCGCCGGAAGGGTTGGCATTGATGCCGGTGCTGGTGAGTGGCTCTCGCCCCGGAGGAATCCCTGATCGCACCAGTGCTGCGGGCCCACTGGGTGGTCTGTATTCGATCGCCGAACATCTGCACCAGTGGCAACTGGAGTGCGACGCGCTGCTGGTCGTGCCAGTGGATATGCCAATGTTGACTCCGGGTTTGTTGCGTCAACTGTGTGTGGCGGGGCAGACCGTGGAACAGGCGGTGTGTTTTGGAAACCAGTACCTGCCGTGCTGGTTGCCGCTAGGCGATCGTTGCCGGAATTATTTGAGGGCGGCGGCGTCTGGAGATGCCATCGCCTCCATGCGCGCCCTGTTTGGCTACCTGGGGTGTGTACAGCTACCGGAGCCAGAGGGTGATTGGCACCTGAACGTAAATCGACCGGAGGATTACCTGCGGTTGTCGTGA